Proteins encoded by one window of Deltaproteobacteria bacterium:
- a CDS encoding CoA transferase, translated as MPGPLDGLKVLDFTTLLPGPFATLILADMGADVLRAGSGSRPDLVELLPPFIGSSGVSSKLAYLGRGKRAITLDLKKPRSKEIVHRLIQTYDVLIEQFRPGVMAKLELDYDRLKHVNPELVYCSLTGYGQNGPMEQRAGHDINYLSQAGVMSYSGRKETGPVLSAFQAADLAGGSQSAVIAILAGVFCRNATGKGQHLDVAMTDCMAPFNALAGTDFLVDGLGPKREEHLLNGGSLYDFYETSDGEYMSFGGLEPKFSAAFLEAIGRPDLVSGGVVPGNLSEVKKEVRAIIRSKTRDEWVRIFRDVDACFEPVLSLEEALTSPHSEARGLVVSVPAGGGTTVRQLAHPIKFSETAPHYRHIGCKPGTHNREVMTELGYPEEEIELMRQEGIFN; from the coding sequence ATGCCTGGACCGCTCGATGGATTAAAAGTATTGGATTTCACTACACTGTTGCCGGGACCTTTTGCAACGCTCATCTTGGCGGATATGGGCGCGGATGTGCTTCGGGCCGGATCCGGATCCCGGCCCGACCTCGTGGAACTGCTTCCCCCGTTTATCGGATCGTCCGGCGTTTCGAGTAAACTGGCTTACCTGGGGCGCGGTAAACGGGCCATCACGCTCGATCTCAAGAAACCACGATCCAAAGAGATCGTCCATCGCCTGATCCAAACGTATGACGTTCTTATCGAACAGTTTCGGCCGGGAGTCATGGCCAAACTCGAACTGGACTACGACCGCCTGAAGCACGTGAATCCGGAACTGGTGTATTGTTCCTTGACGGGCTATGGGCAGAACGGGCCCATGGAACAGAGGGCGGGACATGACATCAACTATTTGTCCCAGGCCGGCGTGATGTCCTATTCGGGACGGAAGGAGACAGGCCCTGTCTTGTCCGCGTTTCAGGCGGCCGACTTGGCGGGCGGGTCTCAAAGTGCGGTCATCGCCATTTTGGCGGGTGTGTTCTGTCGAAACGCCACGGGCAAGGGACAACACCTGGACGTTGCCATGACTGACTGCATGGCGCCCTTCAATGCACTTGCGGGAACGGATTTTTTGGTGGACGGCCTTGGTCCAAAAAGAGAAGAACACCTGTTGAACGGTGGATCGCTCTACGATTTCTATGAGACTTCGGATGGTGAATACATGTCTTTCGGCGGTCTGGAGCCGAAGTTTTCCGCCGCCTTTTTGGAGGCCATCGGCCGGCCCGATCTCGTGTCCGGCGGAGTGGTGCCGGGCAACCTTTCGGAGGTGAAAAAGGAGGTGCGAGCGATCATACGCTCGAAAACGCGGGATGAGTGGGTGAGAATTTTCCGGGATGTGGACGCCTGTTTTGAACCGGTCCTCTCATTAGAGGAGGCATTGACGAGCCCGCATTCGGAAGCGCGGGGGCTGGTCGTCTCCGTTCCGGCCGGAGGCGGAACCACCGTCAGACAATTGGCCCATCCAATCAAATTCTCGGAAACCGCACCCCACTATCGTCACATCGGCTGCAAACCGGGTACCCACAACCGGGAAGTGATGACGGAGTTGGGGTATCCGGAAGAGGAAATCGAGCTGATGCGACAGGAAGGTATTTTTAATTAA